The Phyllopteryx taeniolatus isolate TA_2022b chromosome 7, UOR_Ptae_1.2, whole genome shotgun sequence genome has a segment encoding these proteins:
- the LOC133481369 gene encoding desmoglein-2.1-like isoform X2, producing the protein MIGTFVSLLLALQTAATAHGDDVLSRQKRHWVPPPKPLKENTNYANEEYVAKIHSDFDDGMGNLAYSLEGVGANQYPFHLFVVNPKTGYIKLTKMLDREEISVYNLSGVATYTDGRQAEKNIDIRFRVVDENDNSPIFDVIPAGSVYERSAVGTSVMKITATDADEPGNPNSQIAYSLVAQEPEDDMFYMESDGTVYVKRINLDREKSEQYTLTVKGQDLNGAPGGNSATGTAVVELHDVNDNLPTLEHSTYEGSIVENTQGVEVLRIKAEDLDLKDSENWQSVFKIVKGNEAQYFSMITDSKTNEGVLMLNKAVDYEDVKNLDLGIAVLNLAPPFDSSAAPTANIGFGDGGGGGEGGGGGGGGGGGGGGGSSSTSWFEGFSSGMTSTSGGVSWKGTTYKTYPIKINVKNQREGPHFDPKVKVITMSEGGSSTFDKNIIITRYAALDGDTGKPAENVRYIKGLDPDNWLTIDPKTADIRLNKMPDRESTLLVNGTYYAKVLCISEDAPSSTATGTVAIQVEDFNDHCPTLTSTLQTLCIPDDTVIVTAVDEDDFPNGAPFTFEIIPEGTKGKWQVEHLNDTAAILRAQNSLWPGRHEVELLVKDEQGVACPEPQKVPVQVCTCEDGVSCGSRGGRGQPNKSSALGPAGIGLLLLGLLLLLLFLLLLLFCQCGAAACPPGNFTELPFDTKSHLINYRTEGQGENAVVPLMTVPTQVDTVDVSKNDPAIFTSMDTMNMNGFQEDFSGIKRDTTIGMRNNRRFHWEFQRKSGAAYDDIGLPQHILAQYYAQRMSSGGEDLAVKDALLVYDNEGQGSLAGSVGCCSLLENDNDLQFLDNLGPKFKTLAEVCGGKKIQSDVPPPPIKVVIEPMPELPMPKLPPVVPKVDQTVTEVVKENTTTRKQGRTTVIEGVENPSQMFLLQQQQPVYYTAAAPMLQPMQYVVQPQVQNTMLLAEAPATNLQGMMMTAPQGMLVQGQTVVSSRQGQAPGVVLVSGTQGSPTQGMIVQGQTMLSGGQAQGPGLVLVTGNRGSSTQGTLVQGKVVSRKQAQGPGLMLVTGTQAGMLPSVTLQGKSSVASGQVQVPQSGTDNLINAGTLSSSQTIIESNVPAGKVLRTSQTSIKQGGIRLPDLGLPQMSNIPGVQSTAMTSSSTGVSRVPTYRKVVVQEEKLTEL; encoded by the exons ATGATCGGAACGTTTGTGTCGCTGCTCTTGGCC CTCCAGACCGCTGCCACGGCGCACGGTGATGATGTGCTGTCCAGACAAAAAAGGCACTGGGTCCCGCCGCCGAAACCTCTCAAGGAAAACACGAACTACGCCAATGAAGAATATGTGGCCAAA ATCCACTCGGACTTCGAtgatggcatgggtaacctgGCGTACTCCCTGGAGGGCGTGGGTGCCAACCAGTACCCCTTCCACCTGTTTGTGGTGAACCCCAAAACGGGATACATTAAGCTGACCAAAATGCTCGACAGGGAGGAGATCAGCGTGTACAAT CTGTCGGGCGTGGCGACCTACACGGACGGCCGGCAGGCGGAGAAAAACATCGACATCCGCTTCCGGGTGGTGGACGagaacgacaactctccgatcTTTGACGTGATCCCGGCCGGCTCGGTGTACGAGCGCAGCGCCGTAG GGACGTCTGTCATGAAGATCACAGCGACGGACGCCGACGAGCCCGGAAATCCCAACTCGCAGATCGCGTACAGCCTGGTCGCTCAAGAACCGGAGGACGACATGTTCTACATGGAGAGCGACGGCACCGTCTACGTCAAAAGGATCAACTTGGACAGAGAG AAATCAGAGCAGTACACGCTTACGGTAAAAGGTCAGGACCTCAACGGCGCGCCGGGCGGGAACAGCGCCACCGGCACCGCGGTCGTGGAACTACACGATGTCAACGACAACCTCCCCACCCTGGAACACAGCACG TACGAGGGCAGCATTGTGGAGAACACGCAGGGCGTGGAGGTCTTGCGGATCAAAGCTGAAGACTTGGACCTGAAGGACTCGGAAAACTGGCAAAGTGTCTTTAAGATCGTCAAGGGCAACGAGGCGCAGTACTTCAGCATGATCACCGACTCCAAGACCAACGAGGGCGTCCTCATGCTCAATAAG GCTGTGGATTATGAGGATGTGAAGAACCTGGACCTGGGTATCGCCGTGCTGAACCTGGCTCCACCTTTTGACTCATCCGCTGCACCCACAGCAAACATAGGTTTTggtgatggaggaggaggaggtgaaggaggaggaggaggaggtggaggaggaggaggaggaggaggaggaagcagcaGCACGAGTTGGTTCGAAGGTTTCAGCAGCGGCATGACGAGTACGTCTGGAGGAGTGAGTTGGAAAGGCACCACGTACAAAACCTATCCCATCAAAATCAACGTCAAGAACCAGCGTGAGGGTCCGCATTTTGACCCCAAAGTCAAAGTGATCACTATGTCGGAGGGAGGCAGCTCCACCTTCGACAAGAACATCATCATCACTCGGTACGCCGCGCTGGACGGCGACACCGGGAAACCGGCCGAGAACGTCAG GTACATTAAAGGTTTGGATCCTGACAACTGGCTCACCATCGACCCGAAGACCGCCGATATCAGACTGAACAAGATGCCCGACCGAGAGTCCACTTTGTTGGTGAATGGGACCTACTACGCGAAAGTACTCTGCATTTCTGAAG ATGCACCATCGAGCACCGCCACCGGGACAGTGGCCATCCAGGTGGAAGACTTCAACGACCACTGTCCCACCCTGACCAGCACCCTCCAGACTCTGTGCATTCCCGACGATACCGTCATCGTCACCGCTGTCGACGAAGATGACTTCCCCAATGGTGCTCCTTTCACCTTTGAAATCATCCCAGAGGGCACGAAGGGAAAATGGCAGGTGGAGCATCTCAATG ATACTGCAGCCATCCTGAGGGCTCAGAACTCCTTATGGCCTGGTCGCCACGAGGTGGAATTATTGGTGAAGGACGAGCAGGGGGTGGCGTGCCCGGAGCCGCAGAAGGTGCCGGTCCAGGTGTGCACTTGCGAGGACGGAGTGAGTTGCGGAAGCCGAGGCGGAAGAGGTCAGCCCAACAAGAGCTCCGCGTTAGGACCCGCGGGCATCGGACTGCTGCTACTGGGTCTGCTGCTGCTACTAC TCTTCCTTCTCCTGTTGCTCTTCTGCCAATGCGGTGCAGCTGCATGCCCACCAGGAAACTTTACCGAGCTGCCTTTTGACACCAAATCGCACCTCATTAATTATCGCACCGAGGGCCAAGGAGAGAACGCG GTGGTGCCGCTCATGACCGTGCCGACGCAAGTGGACACTGTGGACGTCTCGAAAAATGACCCTGCGATTTTCACCTCCATGGATACGATGAACATGAACGGCTTTCAGGAGGACTTTTCGGGTATCAAAAGAGATACCACGATAGGAATGAGGAATAATCGAAGGTTTCACTGGGAGTTCCAAAGAAAGTCAGGAGCGGCTTACGACGACATCGGTCTGCCACAACATATCCTCGCACAGTACTACGCTCAG AGGATGAGCAGCGGAGGAGAGGACCTGGCAGTGAAGGACGCGCTCTTGGTGTACGACAATGAGGGCCAAGGCTCCTTGGCCGGCTCAGTGGGCTGCTGCAGCCTCCTGGAGAATGACAACGACCTGCAGTTCCTCGACAACCTCGGCCCCAAGTTCAAGACCCTGGCGGAGGTGTGCGGTGGCAAGAAGATCCAGTCAGACGTCCCTCCGCCGCCCATAAAGGTCGTGATTGAACCGATGCCTGAACTGCCCATGCCCAAGCTGCCACCAGTTGTCCCCAAAGTTGACCAGACTGTGACTGAGGTGGTAAAGGAAAATACGACTACGCGGAAACAAGGGAGGACCACAGTGATCGAAGGGGTGGAAAACCCAAGCCAAATGTTCCtgctccagcagcagcagccagtATACTACACTGCCGCCGCCCCTATGTTGCAGCCCATGCAGTACGTGGTCCAGCCACAAGTCCAGAACACCATGCTCCTGGCTGAGGCCCCAGCTACAAACCTCCAGGGCATGATGATGACGGCTCCGCAAGGCATGCTAGTGCAAGGACAAACGGTGGTGTCCAGCAGACAAGGCCAGGCCCCTGGTGTGGTGCTGGTTTCAGGTACCCAAGGATCACCTACACAAGGCATGATAGTCCAAGGACAGACGATGCTATCCGGAGGACAAGCCCAGGGCCCTGGCCTGGTGTTGGTTACTGGTAACCGGGGGTCATCTACACAAGGCACGCTAGTCCAAGGAAAGGTGGTTTCCAGGAAACAAGCCCAAGGTCCTGGCCTGATGCTGGTGACTGGCACGCAAGCAGGAATGTTACCAAGTGTGACACTTCAGGGAAAATCCTCAGTAGCCAGCGGACAAGTCCAAGTCCCCCAGAGTGGTACTGACAACCTGATCAATGCTGGGACCCTCTCAAGCTCCCAGACCATAATAGAGAGCAACGTCCCTGCGGGGAAAGTGCTGAGGACGAGCCAAACTTCCATCAAACAAGGCGGCATCCGACTCCCAGACCTCGGCTTGCCCCAGATGAGCAACATCCCTGGAGTTCAGAGCACAGCAATGACGTCATCCAGCACCGGTGTGAGCAGAGTCCCGACATACCGCAAGGTGGTGGTACAAGAAGAGAAGCTCACTGAACTGTGA
- the LOC133481369 gene encoding desmoglein-2.1-like isoform X1 has translation MNIMTLLSLVVDGSRVGRARVCADSLTFFVHYGLNFPLDARQLQTAATAHGDDVLSRQKRHWVPPPKPLKENTNYANEEYVAKIHSDFDDGMGNLAYSLEGVGANQYPFHLFVVNPKTGYIKLTKMLDREEISVYNLSGVATYTDGRQAEKNIDIRFRVVDENDNSPIFDVIPAGSVYERSAVGTSVMKITATDADEPGNPNSQIAYSLVAQEPEDDMFYMESDGTVYVKRINLDREKSEQYTLTVKGQDLNGAPGGNSATGTAVVELHDVNDNLPTLEHSTYEGSIVENTQGVEVLRIKAEDLDLKDSENWQSVFKIVKGNEAQYFSMITDSKTNEGVLMLNKAVDYEDVKNLDLGIAVLNLAPPFDSSAAPTANIGFGDGGGGGEGGGGGGGGGGGGGGGSSSTSWFEGFSSGMTSTSGGVSWKGTTYKTYPIKINVKNQREGPHFDPKVKVITMSEGGSSTFDKNIIITRYAALDGDTGKPAENVRYIKGLDPDNWLTIDPKTADIRLNKMPDRESTLLVNGTYYAKVLCISEDAPSSTATGTVAIQVEDFNDHCPTLTSTLQTLCIPDDTVIVTAVDEDDFPNGAPFTFEIIPEGTKGKWQVEHLNDTAAILRAQNSLWPGRHEVELLVKDEQGVACPEPQKVPVQVCTCEDGVSCGSRGGRGQPNKSSALGPAGIGLLLLGLLLLLLFLLLLLFCQCGAAACPPGNFTELPFDTKSHLINYRTEGQGENAVVPLMTVPTQVDTVDVSKNDPAIFTSMDTMNMNGFQEDFSGIKRDTTIGMRNNRRFHWEFQRKSGAAYDDIGLPQHILAQYYAQRMSSGGEDLAVKDALLVYDNEGQGSLAGSVGCCSLLENDNDLQFLDNLGPKFKTLAEVCGGKKIQSDVPPPPIKVVIEPMPELPMPKLPPVVPKVDQTVTEVVKENTTTRKQGRTTVIEGVENPSQMFLLQQQQPVYYTAAAPMLQPMQYVVQPQVQNTMLLAEAPATNLQGMMMTAPQGMLVQGQTVVSSRQGQAPGVVLVSGTQGSPTQGMIVQGQTMLSGGQAQGPGLVLVTGNRGSSTQGTLVQGKVVSRKQAQGPGLMLVTGTQAGMLPSVTLQGKSSVASGQVQVPQSGTDNLINAGTLSSSQTIIESNVPAGKVLRTSQTSIKQGGIRLPDLGLPQMSNIPGVQSTAMTSSSTGVSRVPTYRKVVVQEEKLTEL, from the exons ATGAATATCATGACCTTATTATCGCTTGTGGTTGACGGGAGCAGGGTTGGGCGCGCCCGTGTGTGCGCAGAcagcttgactttttttgttcactACGGCCTCAACTTTCCGTTGGACGCCCGACAG CTCCAGACCGCTGCCACGGCGCACGGTGATGATGTGCTGTCCAGACAAAAAAGGCACTGGGTCCCGCCGCCGAAACCTCTCAAGGAAAACACGAACTACGCCAATGAAGAATATGTGGCCAAA ATCCACTCGGACTTCGAtgatggcatgggtaacctgGCGTACTCCCTGGAGGGCGTGGGTGCCAACCAGTACCCCTTCCACCTGTTTGTGGTGAACCCCAAAACGGGATACATTAAGCTGACCAAAATGCTCGACAGGGAGGAGATCAGCGTGTACAAT CTGTCGGGCGTGGCGACCTACACGGACGGCCGGCAGGCGGAGAAAAACATCGACATCCGCTTCCGGGTGGTGGACGagaacgacaactctccgatcTTTGACGTGATCCCGGCCGGCTCGGTGTACGAGCGCAGCGCCGTAG GGACGTCTGTCATGAAGATCACAGCGACGGACGCCGACGAGCCCGGAAATCCCAACTCGCAGATCGCGTACAGCCTGGTCGCTCAAGAACCGGAGGACGACATGTTCTACATGGAGAGCGACGGCACCGTCTACGTCAAAAGGATCAACTTGGACAGAGAG AAATCAGAGCAGTACACGCTTACGGTAAAAGGTCAGGACCTCAACGGCGCGCCGGGCGGGAACAGCGCCACCGGCACCGCGGTCGTGGAACTACACGATGTCAACGACAACCTCCCCACCCTGGAACACAGCACG TACGAGGGCAGCATTGTGGAGAACACGCAGGGCGTGGAGGTCTTGCGGATCAAAGCTGAAGACTTGGACCTGAAGGACTCGGAAAACTGGCAAAGTGTCTTTAAGATCGTCAAGGGCAACGAGGCGCAGTACTTCAGCATGATCACCGACTCCAAGACCAACGAGGGCGTCCTCATGCTCAATAAG GCTGTGGATTATGAGGATGTGAAGAACCTGGACCTGGGTATCGCCGTGCTGAACCTGGCTCCACCTTTTGACTCATCCGCTGCACCCACAGCAAACATAGGTTTTggtgatggaggaggaggaggtgaaggaggaggaggaggaggtggaggaggaggaggaggaggaggaggaagcagcaGCACGAGTTGGTTCGAAGGTTTCAGCAGCGGCATGACGAGTACGTCTGGAGGAGTGAGTTGGAAAGGCACCACGTACAAAACCTATCCCATCAAAATCAACGTCAAGAACCAGCGTGAGGGTCCGCATTTTGACCCCAAAGTCAAAGTGATCACTATGTCGGAGGGAGGCAGCTCCACCTTCGACAAGAACATCATCATCACTCGGTACGCCGCGCTGGACGGCGACACCGGGAAACCGGCCGAGAACGTCAG GTACATTAAAGGTTTGGATCCTGACAACTGGCTCACCATCGACCCGAAGACCGCCGATATCAGACTGAACAAGATGCCCGACCGAGAGTCCACTTTGTTGGTGAATGGGACCTACTACGCGAAAGTACTCTGCATTTCTGAAG ATGCACCATCGAGCACCGCCACCGGGACAGTGGCCATCCAGGTGGAAGACTTCAACGACCACTGTCCCACCCTGACCAGCACCCTCCAGACTCTGTGCATTCCCGACGATACCGTCATCGTCACCGCTGTCGACGAAGATGACTTCCCCAATGGTGCTCCTTTCACCTTTGAAATCATCCCAGAGGGCACGAAGGGAAAATGGCAGGTGGAGCATCTCAATG ATACTGCAGCCATCCTGAGGGCTCAGAACTCCTTATGGCCTGGTCGCCACGAGGTGGAATTATTGGTGAAGGACGAGCAGGGGGTGGCGTGCCCGGAGCCGCAGAAGGTGCCGGTCCAGGTGTGCACTTGCGAGGACGGAGTGAGTTGCGGAAGCCGAGGCGGAAGAGGTCAGCCCAACAAGAGCTCCGCGTTAGGACCCGCGGGCATCGGACTGCTGCTACTGGGTCTGCTGCTGCTACTAC TCTTCCTTCTCCTGTTGCTCTTCTGCCAATGCGGTGCAGCTGCATGCCCACCAGGAAACTTTACCGAGCTGCCTTTTGACACCAAATCGCACCTCATTAATTATCGCACCGAGGGCCAAGGAGAGAACGCG GTGGTGCCGCTCATGACCGTGCCGACGCAAGTGGACACTGTGGACGTCTCGAAAAATGACCCTGCGATTTTCACCTCCATGGATACGATGAACATGAACGGCTTTCAGGAGGACTTTTCGGGTATCAAAAGAGATACCACGATAGGAATGAGGAATAATCGAAGGTTTCACTGGGAGTTCCAAAGAAAGTCAGGAGCGGCTTACGACGACATCGGTCTGCCACAACATATCCTCGCACAGTACTACGCTCAG AGGATGAGCAGCGGAGGAGAGGACCTGGCAGTGAAGGACGCGCTCTTGGTGTACGACAATGAGGGCCAAGGCTCCTTGGCCGGCTCAGTGGGCTGCTGCAGCCTCCTGGAGAATGACAACGACCTGCAGTTCCTCGACAACCTCGGCCCCAAGTTCAAGACCCTGGCGGAGGTGTGCGGTGGCAAGAAGATCCAGTCAGACGTCCCTCCGCCGCCCATAAAGGTCGTGATTGAACCGATGCCTGAACTGCCCATGCCCAAGCTGCCACCAGTTGTCCCCAAAGTTGACCAGACTGTGACTGAGGTGGTAAAGGAAAATACGACTACGCGGAAACAAGGGAGGACCACAGTGATCGAAGGGGTGGAAAACCCAAGCCAAATGTTCCtgctccagcagcagcagccagtATACTACACTGCCGCCGCCCCTATGTTGCAGCCCATGCAGTACGTGGTCCAGCCACAAGTCCAGAACACCATGCTCCTGGCTGAGGCCCCAGCTACAAACCTCCAGGGCATGATGATGACGGCTCCGCAAGGCATGCTAGTGCAAGGACAAACGGTGGTGTCCAGCAGACAAGGCCAGGCCCCTGGTGTGGTGCTGGTTTCAGGTACCCAAGGATCACCTACACAAGGCATGATAGTCCAAGGACAGACGATGCTATCCGGAGGACAAGCCCAGGGCCCTGGCCTGGTGTTGGTTACTGGTAACCGGGGGTCATCTACACAAGGCACGCTAGTCCAAGGAAAGGTGGTTTCCAGGAAACAAGCCCAAGGTCCTGGCCTGATGCTGGTGACTGGCACGCAAGCAGGAATGTTACCAAGTGTGACACTTCAGGGAAAATCCTCAGTAGCCAGCGGACAAGTCCAAGTCCCCCAGAGTGGTACTGACAACCTGATCAATGCTGGGACCCTCTCAAGCTCCCAGACCATAATAGAGAGCAACGTCCCTGCGGGGAAAGTGCTGAGGACGAGCCAAACTTCCATCAAACAAGGCGGCATCCGACTCCCAGACCTCGGCTTGCCCCAGATGAGCAACATCCCTGGAGTTCAGAGCACAGCAATGACGTCATCCAGCACCGGTGTGAGCAGAGTCCCGACATACCGCAAGGTGGTGGTACAAGAAGAGAAGCTCACTGAACTGTGA